From Rhododendron vialii isolate Sample 1 chromosome 10a, ASM3025357v1, the proteins below share one genomic window:
- the LOC131304106 gene encoding uncharacterized protein LOC131304106, whose protein sequence is MSCSSSSGSSEEEEGVDSYRKGGYHAVRVGDSFNGGRYIAQRKLGWGQFSTVWLAYDTRSARYVALKIQKSAPQFAQAALHEIEVLSAIAEGDPSTSKCVVRLVDQFKHTGPNGQHLCMVLEFLGDSLLRLTKYKRYKGLELNKVREICKCILIGLDYLHRELGIIHTDLKPENILLVSAIDPAKDPIRSGRAPILEKPEGYPNGGVTMNFIEKKLKRRARRAVVGISERRASVGGIGGNPTVERCLNGIDMRCKVVDFGNACWADKQFTEEIQTRQYRAPEVILRSRYSFSVDMWSFACIAFELATGEMMFTPKCGQGFDEDEDHLALMMELLGKMPKKIAIGGARSKDYFDRHGDLKRIRRLKYCPLDRFLVDKFKFCDSDAREFAEFLTPLLDFAPEKRPTAQQYLQHPWLNTRNLIQKEVKSESSLGKVEVGISKLQIKVGK, encoded by the exons atgtCGTGTTCGTCGTCCAGTGGGTCGTCGGAGGAGGAAGAGGGCGTGGATTCATATCGTAAGGGAGGCTACCACGCCGTGAGAGTCGGCGATTCGTTCAACGGCGGCCGTTATATCGCCCAGAGGAAGCTCGGGTGGGGCCAGTTCTCCACCGTTTGGCTCGCTTACGACACCCGATCCGCC AGGTACGTTGCTCTTAAGATTCAGAAAAGTGCACCCCAATTCGCTCAAGCTGCTTTACATGAAATTGAAGTTCTCTCTGCTATTGCTGAGGGTGACCCCTCAACTAGCAAGTGTGTTGTAAGATTAGTTGATCAATTCAAGCATACAGGCCCAAATGGACAACATTTGTGCATGGTCCTTGAGTTTCTAGGTGATAGCCTGCTCCGGCTAACAAAATATAAACGTTATAAAGGTCTTGAGTTGAATAAAGTGAGGGAGATATGCAAATGCATTTTGATTGGACTGGATTATCTGCATCGAGAACTTGGTATAATCCACACAGACCTGAAACCTGAAAATATTCTTCTCGTTTCCGCTATTGACCCCGCCAAAGACCCTATTAGGTCTGGTCGCGCCCCTATTCTTGAAAAGCCTGAAGGGTATCCAAATGGCGGGGTCACAatgaattttattgaaaaaaagctAAAGAGGAGGGCAAGGAGGGCTGTGGTAGGGATATCAGAGAGACGTGCTTCAGTGGGTGGGATAGGAGGAAATCCGACGGTAGAAAGATGCCTGAATGGGATTGATATGAGGTGCAAGGTTGTGGATTTTGGAAATGCTTGTTGGGCAGATAAACAGTTTACAGAGgaaatccaaacaaggcaatACAGAGCCCCTGAAGTTATACTTCGCTCCAGGTACTCCTTCTCTGTTGATATGTGGTCATTTGCTTGCATCGCCTTTGAGCTTGCTACGGGGGAAATGATGTTTACTCCCAAGTGTGGACAAGGATTTGATGAAGACGAG GATCACCTTGCTCTAATGATGGAACTCCTCGGGAAGATGCCAAAGAAG ATAGCCATAGGAGGGGCCCGATCCAAAGACTACTTCGATAGACACGGTGATCTGAAGAGGATCCGGAGGCTGAAATACTGTCCGCTTGATCGTTTTCTGGTCGACAAATTCAAATTCTGCGACAGCGATGCTCGTGAGTTTGCAGAGTTTCTAACTCCCCTCCTCGATTTTGCGCCAGAGAAGAGACCAACTGCTCAGCAATATCTACAACACCCATGGCTCAACACAAGGAACCTGATCCAGAAAGAAGTGAAGAGTGAATCTAGTCTGGGAAAAGTAGAAGTGGGGATAAGCAAACTCCAGATAAAGGTGGGCAAATGA
- the LOC131304110 gene encoding uncharacterized protein LOC131304110: protein MEANLCDINHLDSDVLLPPRKRLLAGLKKQNSDVNSHQLPTSSNSTELNSHLSRLMRSHLSNPNFSHDEIVESSRLAVVATAKVAKAARVVADEKAAIAAKAIAAAKSALELVATVSEAATSNERYLKKNKMKKQVPVKMLYNNHRRVQNCKADEELARNLHRVINSSPRISKSSPTSESKNNKHKRLKGLCDSDKIRDSNGGVVWDRNATSKSNGNGVTIKEGYTVRVDDKISKFFKTDRLKMGNGEAETSQSKEKMLESPDDICRKRGRLKQKKLPLSICTFRDRGSPKEELKSESSPSTEDNTGKPTSNNKPLMPIETSSMWKCQAFKAPACVKQNKVVQS from the coding sequence ATGGAAGCTAATTTGTGTGATATTAACCACTTGGATTCCGATGTCCTTTTGCCTCCTCGAAAACGGCTTCTTGCCGGACTGAAGAAACAGAATTCCGATGTCAACTCCCACCAGCTGCCGACTTCTAGTAACTCGACTGAATTAAACTCCCATCTTAGTAGATTGATGAGATCTCATTTGAGTAACCCTAATTTTTCACATGATGAGATTGTGGAGTCGTCAAGATTAGCGGTTGTTGCCACAGCTAAGGTGGCAAAAGCTGCAAGGGTTGTGGCTGACGAGAAAGCTGCAATAGCAGCAAAGGCAATTGCTGCTGCAAAGAGTGCTTTGGAACTGGTTGCAACAGTTTCTGAGGCGGCAACTAGTAATGAAAGATACTTGAAGAAGAATAAGATGAAGAAGCAAGTTCCTGTTAAGATGTTGTACAATAATCACCGTCGTGTTCAGAATTGCAAGGCGGATGAAGAGTTAGCCCGTAATTTGCATAGAGTCATCAATAGTTCCCCAAGAATTTCCAAGAGTTCTCCAACTTCTGAATCGAAGAATAACAAACATAAGAGACTGAAGGGCTTGTGTGATTCGGACAAAATTAGGGATTCAAATGGAGGTGTAGTTTGGGACAGAAACGCCACTTCAAAAAGCAACGGGAATGGGGTAACCATCAAGGAGGGATACACTGTTAGAGTAGATGACAAGATATCAAAATTCTTTAAGACAGATAGGTTAAAGATGGGAAATGGGGAAGCAGAAACAAGCCAGTCAAAAGAAAAGATGTTGGAATCACCAGATGATATATGTAGAAAGAGGGGAAGACTTAAGCAGAAAAAATTGCCATTAAGCATTTGTACCTTTAGGGATCGGGGTAGTCCGAAGGAAGAGCTGAAATCTGAGAGCTCTCCCTCTACTGAAGACAACACTGGCAAACCTACTTCGAATAATAAGCCCTTGATGCCAATTGAGACATCATCAATGTGGAAGTGTCAAGCTTTCAAAGCACCGGCGTGtgtcaaacaaaacaaagtcgTGCAGTCGTGA